In Winkia neuii, a genomic segment contains:
- a CDS encoding MFS transporter yields the protein MSIYKQLFSIPGAARFSMAGALARFPMAMTNLAVIMMITAMYKDYALAGRLSAVAAVSFAIMVPQLSRLVDIYGQAKIMFPSVLISAASFGGLAFTAHHAGPRPLLYLLTIMGAGFSGSIGALVRARWAYVLKEPGKLQSAFALEATLDEVIFIVGPVLATFMATEIHGTAGIYGTAIVSVIGAFLLFPQRSTEPIPSGRKPAPTTPSKPLLKNRTLLMLMIVYIAMGAIFGALDVSCVSFANENGWPSGSGVILAAMSVGSLIAGLVYGARSWKPSILRLYLFGVIFLGVGCSVLPFVPGLFWFMVTVFITGSAFSPTATNVMTMVSQAVPGSRLTESMAWMVTASNVGASIGSAIGGQAIQSAGAHGGLMTVASAGWIMVVLALITAPYLRKTRNNALRVL from the coding sequence ATGTCGATATATAAGCAATTATTCTCCATTCCGGGAGCTGCACGTTTTTCCATGGCGGGCGCGTTGGCGCGCTTCCCCATGGCAATGACCAACCTGGCGGTCATCATGATGATTACCGCCATGTACAAAGACTACGCACTTGCCGGGCGACTTTCTGCTGTCGCTGCCGTGAGCTTCGCAATTATGGTCCCCCAGCTATCCAGGCTTGTGGACATTTACGGGCAGGCGAAGATCATGTTCCCGTCCGTTCTAATTTCGGCCGCTTCCTTCGGAGGGCTCGCTTTTACTGCCCACCATGCTGGCCCCAGGCCGTTGCTTTACCTACTTACTATTATGGGTGCCGGTTTTTCCGGCTCCATTGGTGCGCTCGTGCGTGCCCGCTGGGCTTACGTACTGAAGGAACCGGGAAAGCTGCAAAGCGCGTTTGCATTGGAGGCTACTCTAGACGAGGTAATCTTCATCGTTGGCCCGGTCCTAGCGACATTTATGGCTACCGAGATTCACGGAACGGCTGGCATCTATGGCACCGCGATTGTCTCTGTGATCGGTGCTTTTCTGCTCTTCCCGCAGCGGTCTACTGAACCAATTCCATCAGGCCGAAAGCCTGCCCCCACTACTCCATCGAAGCCACTGCTGAAGAACCGCACTCTGCTGATGCTGATGATTGTCTACATTGCCATGGGGGCAATTTTCGGGGCGCTGGATGTCTCGTGCGTTTCCTTTGCAAACGAGAATGGATGGCCGTCCGGTTCGGGGGTAATTCTTGCCGCTATGTCGGTTGGCTCGCTCATTGCAGGCTTGGTTTACGGCGCCCGCAGCTGGAAGCCATCTATTCTGAGGCTTTACCTATTTGGGGTCATCTTCCTAGGGGTGGGCTGTTCGGTCCTCCCCTTTGTGCCCGGGCTCTTCTGGTTTATGGTGACTGTTTTTATAACCGGTTCTGCCTTCTCACCTACCGCTACCAACGTCATGACCATGGTCTCGCAGGCAGTGCCTGGATCAAGACTGACGGAGTCAATGGCCTGGATGGTTACCGCTTCGAACGTCGGTGCTTCCATCGGTTCAGCTATCGGTGGCCAGGCAATCCAATCTGCTGGGGCCCACGGTGGTCTAATGACCGTGGCGTCTGCAGGGTGGATCATGGTCGTGCTGGCACTAATAACCGCACCATACCTGCGGAAGACCCGGAATAACGCGCTGCGAGTACTGTAG
- a CDS encoding solute carrier family 23 protein, whose product MATVKHPVNQVPAPGKLVMLGLQHVLAFYAGAVIVPLLIAQSLKLDTATTIHLINADLLTCGLATIIQSVGIGKWVGVRLPIIQGVTTTAVAPIIAVGLGVTSGKGGVASLPAIYGAIIVSGLFTFFAAPLFAKLLKYFPPVVTGSVLLVMGTSLLAVSANDFTNYAEGTPKIRDLAYAFGTLAVIVLVQRFLHGFLGTIAVLIGLVGGTAVALILGDANLDKVAGANLFGITTPFYFGIPQFNLSAIISLIIVMIITMVETTGDVFATGEIVNKRIRKIHITRALRADGLSTLLGGVMNSFPYTCFAQNVGLVRITRVKSRWVAAAAAGFMILLGLIPKAGAVVASIPSPVLGGASLALFANVAYVGLQTIAKTDLSDNRNAVIVTTALGLAMLVSFKPDIANAFPAWAQIFLSSGMTIGAIAAIVLNLLFFHVGKQKSTTVAEDAQGRGVSIEEINQMSKDDFVATLRSLFNNKTWPLEEAWQSRPFKNAVELRAAIQTAVLTSAEELREDLIHDYPDMAQLILASPEEAAIIARDRGSLGLERLDDTKKAKLESVSQEYQQRFHMPFVACLGTADTVDSIISEGVRRLENSPEQEHRVALSQIVEVANDRFDILMANANPIRSAWDRKFTQVEED is encoded by the coding sequence ATGGCAACCGTAAAACACCCCGTCAATCAAGTTCCTGCGCCAGGCAAACTGGTAATGCTCGGCTTACAGCACGTATTAGCGTTCTATGCCGGCGCCGTAATTGTTCCCCTTCTAATTGCCCAGTCACTAAAACTGGACACTGCCACAACTATTCACCTGATTAACGCGGACCTGCTTACCTGCGGGTTGGCTACCATTATTCAGTCTGTTGGCATAGGTAAATGGGTTGGTGTCCGCCTTCCTATAATTCAGGGCGTCACTACCACTGCCGTGGCGCCAATCATCGCAGTCGGCTTGGGCGTGACCTCAGGTAAAGGCGGAGTTGCTTCACTACCAGCAATCTATGGAGCCATTATCGTCTCGGGCCTGTTCACCTTCTTCGCTGCTCCCCTATTTGCGAAGCTGCTGAAGTACTTCCCGCCGGTAGTAACTGGTTCAGTACTTTTGGTGATGGGTACTTCCCTACTTGCAGTATCGGCGAACGACTTCACGAACTATGCCGAAGGCACGCCGAAGATCCGCGATCTGGCATATGCCTTCGGGACGCTCGCAGTTATTGTCTTGGTACAGCGATTCCTCCATGGGTTCCTAGGCACCATCGCCGTGCTTATTGGGCTTGTCGGCGGCACCGCAGTAGCTCTCATACTCGGAGATGCAAATCTGGATAAGGTCGCTGGTGCCAATCTGTTCGGAATCACTACCCCCTTCTACTTCGGAATACCGCAATTCAATCTGTCGGCGATCATTTCTTTGATCATCGTCATGATCATTACCATGGTCGAGACTACCGGTGACGTGTTTGCCACAGGCGAGATCGTCAACAAGCGAATCCGGAAGATTCACATCACCCGCGCCCTGCGAGCTGATGGACTGTCTACGCTGCTCGGCGGCGTTATGAACTCTTTCCCCTATACCTGTTTCGCGCAGAACGTTGGGCTGGTTCGTATTACTCGAGTCAAGTCGCGATGGGTTGCTGCGGCAGCTGCGGGTTTCATGATTCTGCTTGGGCTTATTCCCAAGGCGGGTGCAGTTGTAGCTTCGATCCCCTCGCCCGTCCTGGGAGGAGCCTCGCTCGCGCTGTTTGCCAACGTCGCCTATGTCGGTCTGCAAACAATTGCGAAGACTGATCTTTCGGATAACCGCAATGCAGTCATAGTCACCACTGCCCTTGGGCTGGCTATGCTTGTCTCATTCAAGCCAGATATTGCGAATGCTTTCCCCGCATGGGCGCAGATCTTCCTCTCTTCCGGTATGACTATCGGCGCTATTGCAGCGATTGTACTCAACCTGCTGTTCTTCCACGTAGGCAAGCAGAAGAGCACTACTGTGGCCGAGGACGCGCAAGGACGAGGGGTTTCTATTGAAGAAATCAACCAGATGAGCAAGGACGACTTTGTTGCGACTTTGCGATCCCTGTTCAACAACAAGACTTGGCCGCTCGAGGAAGCCTGGCAGTCTCGCCCTTTCAAGAATGCCGTTGAACTGCGTGCGGCCATTCAAACTGCCGTACTCACGAGTGCAGAAGAACTGCGGGAAGATCTGATTCACGACTACCCGGACATGGCTCAGCTGATCTTGGCTTCTCCGGAAGAGGCTGCAATTATTGCTCGTGACCGTGGCTCACTCGGCCTCGAACGGTTGGATGATACTAAGAAGGCAAAGCTCGAATCTGTCAGTCAGGAATACCAACAGCGTTTCCACATGCCTTTCGTTGCCTGCCTTGGAACTGCGGATACGGTAGATTCAATTATTTCCGAGGGCGTCCGCCGGTTGGAGAACTCCCCCGAACAGGAGCACCGGGTGGCCCTAAGCCAGATTGTCGAAGTGGCCAATGATCGTTTCGACATACTGATGGCAAACGCCAATCCTATTCGCTCCGCTTGGGATCGAAAGTTCACCCAGGTAGAAGAGGACTAA
- the tsaA gene encoding tRNA (N6-threonylcarbamoyladenosine(37)-N6)-methyltransferase TrmO, which yields MSAIAPTYRKTGFSLRPIAYARTEFPQKFGIPRQAGRVGQLRARIVFEPEFASEQAVRGIAGFSHLWLIWQFSEVPERDGFAPMVRPPRLEGNERIGVFATRSPFRPNRLGLSSVRLEAVKAGELVVAGADLLDGTPIFDVKPYVREDVHEDARFGFTQKAKATYEVIIDPQITASLPSAYVDKLTAVLAEDPRPAYHSDPERIYGFTFGGYEIKFRVDGVVRVLSVTRI from the coding sequence ATGAGCGCCATTGCGCCAACTTATAGAAAGACAGGTTTTTCATTGCGTCCAATTGCGTATGCACGAACGGAATTTCCCCAAAAATTCGGCATTCCTAGACAAGCGGGCAGGGTTGGCCAGCTACGCGCGCGGATCGTATTTGAGCCAGAATTTGCCTCCGAGCAAGCGGTGCGAGGGATCGCTGGGTTTTCTCATCTTTGGCTTATTTGGCAGTTCTCTGAAGTGCCTGAGCGCGACGGATTTGCGCCCATGGTTCGCCCTCCGCGATTGGAAGGTAACGAACGCATAGGCGTGTTCGCTACCAGGTCGCCATTTCGCCCAAATCGCCTTGGGCTTTCCTCTGTAAGGCTTGAAGCCGTAAAGGCTGGCGAACTAGTGGTGGCCGGTGCGGATTTGCTGGACGGAACGCCCATCTTTGATGTGAAGCCTTATGTGCGCGAGGATGTGCACGAAGATGCTCGATTCGGGTTTACACAAAAGGCGAAAGCTACGTACGAGGTAATTATTGATCCGCAGATAACTGCAAGTCTGCCTAGCGCCTACGTGGACAAATTGACTGCAGTGCTCGCCGAAGACCCACGGCCTGCTTATCATAGCGATCCAGAGCGCATCTACGGTTTTACGTTCGGAGGCTATGAGATCAAGTTCCGAGTGGACGGGGTGGTGCGGGTTCTAAGCGTTACCCGTATATAA
- the lnt gene encoding apolipoprotein N-acyltransferase, with the protein MDRVLKPRRGFLTYAKALVLAVGGGIGMYLAFPPTGAWFLMPLALGALYWCTREHGATVAGLSGLAWSLAFFLPHIEWISKSVGWIGPWVALATIESVFVAVWAIGNCWLTRWLKADISKTIVGAITWAGFEQLRGHMPWGGFPWGYAAFGQVDSPLANLAPYGGEVAVSALTFAIGALAFTAISTGLSLLARLGTVLVCIGLIIFPAAVPMPSASPEGTLTVGAVQGNIARPVEATYAEEGKVTGAHLAQTKALAEPVDLVLWGEQAADRDPRLNRTTGQMVGEAVRSVGVPIVVGAIRYQNGLRYNDHYVAYPDGSFSAPYTKQRPVPFGEYIPFRNILRNWFSDVDRIQTDMAPGAGPAILDVKGLKPVRLAEAICFEVAIDQIVRQGINAGGTLLAVPTNNSSFGFSAESTQQLQMSRFRALEYHRATAQVSTNGVSALILPDGTVAQQSQLFTADTLIAKLPLHSDITPAAKIGGRVQLAAMVLAASLWVISAAVVYTRKSRRNRA; encoded by the coding sequence ATGGACCGAGTATTAAAGCCAAGACGAGGCTTCTTGACCTACGCCAAAGCACTTGTATTAGCAGTTGGCGGCGGTATTGGGATGTATTTGGCATTCCCTCCTACCGGAGCTTGGTTCCTGATGCCGCTCGCACTGGGGGCGCTGTATTGGTGTACTCGTGAACATGGAGCCACTGTTGCTGGACTATCCGGTTTAGCCTGGTCTTTAGCTTTTTTCTTGCCTCACATTGAGTGGATTTCTAAATCGGTAGGGTGGATAGGCCCTTGGGTCGCCCTTGCCACGATTGAATCAGTTTTCGTTGCGGTATGGGCAATCGGTAACTGCTGGCTTACTCGGTGGTTGAAGGCAGATATATCGAAGACGATAGTTGGAGCAATCACCTGGGCCGGCTTCGAACAACTTAGAGGGCACATGCCCTGGGGCGGATTCCCATGGGGATACGCAGCATTCGGACAAGTAGATTCTCCGCTAGCGAATCTAGCCCCGTACGGCGGGGAAGTAGCGGTGAGTGCTCTGACCTTCGCGATAGGCGCCCTCGCGTTCACAGCCATCTCTACTGGACTGTCCCTTCTTGCCCGTCTCGGCACCGTACTAGTTTGCATTGGCCTGATTATTTTTCCTGCTGCTGTGCCCATGCCCTCGGCTTCGCCAGAGGGAACACTCACAGTCGGCGCTGTGCAGGGCAATATTGCTCGACCAGTCGAAGCTACCTACGCCGAGGAAGGCAAAGTTACAGGCGCTCATCTGGCCCAGACCAAGGCTCTTGCCGAGCCGGTAGACCTAGTGCTGTGGGGCGAGCAGGCGGCAGATCGGGATCCCCGGTTAAATCGGACTACAGGACAGATGGTGGGGGAGGCAGTCCGGAGCGTTGGCGTACCTATCGTTGTTGGGGCTATCCGTTACCAGAATGGCCTGCGCTATAACGACCACTATGTGGCTTATCCCGATGGTTCCTTCAGTGCCCCCTACACCAAGCAGAGACCCGTTCCTTTTGGCGAATATATTCCGTTTCGGAATATACTGCGCAATTGGTTCTCGGATGTGGATCGCATCCAAACTGATATGGCGCCGGGAGCGGGACCAGCGATCCTGGATGTAAAAGGACTAAAGCCGGTGAGACTAGCCGAAGCTATTTGCTTTGAGGTGGCGATCGACCAGATAGTTCGCCAGGGGATAAACGCGGGAGGAACACTTCTGGCTGTCCCTACTAATAACTCCTCATTTGGATTTTCTGCAGAATCTACCCAACAGTTGCAAATGTCCCGGTTTCGGGCTTTGGAATACCATCGTGCTACCGCCCAAGTGTCAACAAACGGTGTGTCCGCGCTGATATTGCCAGACGGTACCGTTGCCCAGCAGTCGCAGCTTTTTACGGCGGATACCTTGATTGCGAAGTTGCCGCTTCACAGCGACATTACTCCTGCCGCAAAGATCGGGGGCAGGGTACAGCTGGCAGCAATGGTTCTGGCAGCTAGCCTTTGGGTTATCAGTGCAGCAGTCGTGTATACGCGAAAAAGTAGGAGAAATCGTGCCTAA
- a CDS encoding MerR family transcriptional regulator: MVAFPERRQPLLFNDGLPELDPNAGYRGPTACKAAGITYRQLDYWARTQLVEPSVRGAKGSGSQRLYSFRDILVLKVVKRLLDTGVSLQQIRQAIAALKEWGVEDLAQITLMSDGASVYVCTSANEVIDLVQGGQGVFGIAVGRVWREVEGTLSELPSDAAQGADVVDELALRRAQKHAG; the protein is encoded by the coding sequence ATGGTCGCATTCCCCGAACGCCGGCAACCGCTGCTCTTCAACGACGGCCTTCCAGAACTTGACCCCAATGCCGGTTACCGTGGTCCCACGGCCTGCAAGGCAGCTGGAATTACCTATCGCCAATTAGATTACTGGGCACGGACTCAACTAGTCGAGCCTTCCGTTCGGGGAGCCAAGGGATCTGGCTCACAGCGACTGTACTCTTTCCGAGACATTTTGGTGTTGAAAGTAGTAAAGCGGCTGCTCGACACCGGTGTCTCTTTACAGCAGATCCGCCAGGCAATCGCTGCACTAAAGGAATGGGGAGTCGAAGACCTAGCCCAGATAACGCTCATGTCGGACGGCGCATCTGTGTACGTTTGCACTTCTGCTAATGAGGTTATCGATCTTGTCCAGGGTGGACAGGGAGTATTCGGCATCGCAGTGGGACGTGTTTGGCGCGAGGTCGAAGGTACTTTGTCTGAGCTTCCTTCCGATGCAGCGCAGGGGGCTGACGTAGTAGACGAGCTGGCGCTACGCAGAGCACAAAAGCACGCCGGCTAA
- a CDS encoding RNA polymerase-binding protein RbpA — translation MADRALRGTSIGSKSLETEDGVVFADRIEATYVVPLTGETFTVPFSSEAEPPAVWESKTGQQALLQGASKPKDEKPSKPQRTHWDMLLERRSLEELQVLLDEQLKMLHEGRLREGVHYRRR, via the coding sequence ATGGCTGATCGCGCACTCCGTGGTACTTCCATTGGTTCAAAATCTCTTGAGACTGAAGATGGGGTTGTTTTCGCCGACCGCATTGAGGCGACCTACGTAGTTCCTCTTACCGGTGAAACTTTTACTGTCCCGTTTTCGTCTGAGGCCGAACCGCCGGCTGTGTGGGAATCTAAGACTGGCCAGCAGGCGCTTCTTCAGGGCGCATCCAAGCCAAAGGACGAAAAGCCGTCAAAGCCGCAGCGTACCCACTGGGACATGCTGCTTGAACGTCGCAGCCTTGAAGAGCTACAGGTTCTGCTAGACGAGCAATTGAAGATGTTGCACGAAGGAAGACTACGTGAAGGCGTCCACTACAGGCGACGCTAG
- a CDS encoding polyprenol monophosphomannose synthase: protein MPKEVVIVPTYNEAENLPILLEQLSKLPLDVLVVDDDSPDGTGRIAKAFANTFERIFLLSRHTKEGLAPAYRAGFDWAIERDYDLIAQMDADGSHRVQDLERIIARAHQADLPALVIGSRWIRGGRVVGWPKWRELLSRAGNLYIRAMLSLPVADATAGLRVYSAEAFALLKPQTSGYVFQTELTRAVHKANLRVAEVPIVFPQRRSGYSKMSSRIFWESLVQVTRWAFAK from the coding sequence GTGCCTAAGGAAGTAGTTATCGTCCCTACGTACAATGAGGCCGAGAATCTGCCCATTCTGTTGGAGCAGCTTTCGAAGCTGCCTCTTGACGTGCTGGTGGTAGACGATGACTCTCCGGATGGCACAGGAAGAATTGCGAAAGCTTTTGCCAATACGTTCGAGCGCATATTTCTGCTTTCGCGGCATACGAAAGAGGGACTAGCACCCGCTTACCGGGCTGGTTTCGACTGGGCTATTGAACGCGATTACGACTTGATAGCGCAGATGGATGCCGATGGTTCTCACCGTGTACAAGATCTTGAGCGAATTATTGCTCGGGCGCATCAGGCTGATCTGCCCGCACTCGTTATTGGTTCGCGATGGATCCGCGGTGGCAGGGTAGTGGGGTGGCCAAAATGGCGTGAACTGCTATCAAGAGCCGGAAATCTGTATATCAGGGCGATGCTTTCGCTGCCCGTTGCTGATGCCACAGCTGGCCTCAGAGTTTATTCTGCCGAGGCATTCGCGCTGCTCAAACCACAAACTAGCGGGTATGTCTTTCAGACTGAGCTTACTAGAGCCGTACACAAAGCCAATTTGCGCGTTGCTGAGGTGCCGATTGTCTTCCCGCAACGTCGCAGTGGTTACTCGAAGATGTCTTCCAGAATATTTTGGGAATCTCTTGTGCAGGTAACCAGGTGGGCCTTTGCAAAATAA